From Paenibacillus polymyxa, the proteins below share one genomic window:
- a CDS encoding polysaccharide deacetylase family protein produces MKHTFLKRTLLIISLVAILGILVHEARNIYHTPVVKGTHRTRTANADRLVRHLFSLTPTPDKVYYQNKVIVLMYHEVTKTPPDPGALKLSNLTKQLDEMKANGFHWITMKEYTDFILHKGKVPANAVLMTFDDGYESFYTDTFPVLKKYHVPATNFLITSTISNPKHIGIPKLTWDQIHQMHAEGIDFYNHTNDQHAYGYSNTKRTKQKPLLMGPVYSKKLGRMETEDEFKQRVYTDLDLADKKLFKHLHNDQNVLAFPYGGYTKETLEICRSLGIDVTFTVKRGINSPGQTNGYRVNAGGIHNIPEVLVQYMKEGAPLRPLPFAQGPNKVS; encoded by the coding sequence ATGAAACACACTTTTTTAAAAAGAACATTGCTCATCATAAGCTTGGTAGCTATTCTCGGGATTTTGGTGCATGAAGCACGTAACATTTATCACACACCTGTAGTCAAAGGAACTCATCGTACACGCACTGCTAATGCAGATCGACTGGTACGCCATTTATTTTCACTGACGCCTACGCCAGATAAGGTATATTACCAAAACAAAGTAATTGTCCTGATGTATCATGAAGTAACCAAGACTCCACCTGATCCCGGTGCTCTCAAGCTTAGTAATTTAACGAAACAATTGGACGAAATGAAAGCAAATGGCTTCCATTGGATCACCATGAAAGAGTATACGGATTTTATTTTACATAAAGGCAAGGTTCCCGCTAATGCGGTCCTTATGACATTTGACGATGGTTATGAATCCTTCTATACGGACACTTTTCCCGTGTTGAAGAAGTATCATGTTCCGGCTACCAATTTTCTCATTACATCCACAATCAGCAATCCTAAACATATTGGTATACCAAAGCTGACATGGGATCAAATTCATCAGATGCATGCAGAGGGCATTGATTTTTACAATCATACCAATGACCAGCATGCTTACGGATACTCCAACACAAAGCGCACCAAACAAAAACCACTTCTGATGGGCCCGGTGTATTCGAAAAAGCTGGGGCGAATGGAAACCGAGGACGAGTTCAAACAGCGGGTTTATACCGATTTGGACCTGGCTGACAAGAAGCTGTTTAAACATTTACACAATGATCAGAATGTACTGGCCTTCCCTTATGGTGGGTATACCAAGGAGACGTTGGAAATTTGCCGCTCCTTGGGAATTGACGTTACGTTTACGGTGAAACGAGGAATTAACTCACCAGGGCAAACGAACGGCTATCGCGTCAATGCAGGAGGAATACACAATATTCCCGAAGTATTGGTGCAATATATGAAAGAAGGGGCTCCACTTCGCCCACTTCCTTTTGCCCAAGGTCCCAACAAAGTATCCTGA